GATCAGACGGATAGATCAGAGCCAGTAATAACGGAACCATACCGATGCCTACGAGGATGAATAACGTCGACCGCGCCTGCCGCACGAGGTAATGAACCGACGATTCCGGCGCCCGCCAACCGAGCCAGCGCTCGAAGTGAAAGCCAATGCGTTCATTCCGCGGCACTGCCGCATCGAGTTCGTGAGCCAATTCCGTCGGATCGCCAAATCGCAATTGGGCTTCGTGCATGGCTGTTGTCGGATTTTTCGATCGGGCGAGTTCTTCGTCGTAGATGGCCGTCAAATGCACGAGCAATTCTTCCCGCACCTTCCGCTTGTGGGCAGTAGTGGTGCGGACAGGACGAACCGCTCGTTCTACCGTTTTCATTTGCGCCAGCCGGGTTTTGACGACTTCCCGCACTACCACGTCGAACACCAGGCCCAAATTTTTAAGTGCCAGCGCTGCCACGCCTTCCCCTTCGCGCAGCAAACCTAATAGTAAATGTTCCGGGCCGATTGATTTTTGATTCCAAAATTGCGCTTCTTCGACGGCGTAGGCCAGGGCTTGCTTGGCCCGGGGTGTGTAAGGAATTTGCGGCAGTGCGACCAGTTTGGGTCCGCGCTGGACGAGCTTTTCGATCTCGGTCTGCACCATCGCCGCATCGACTTGAAATGTCTTGAGGACGCTCACCGCCAGTCCCGACGGTTCTCTCACCAGGCTGAGTAAAATGTGCTCGGTGCCAATGTATTCGTGCTGCAATTGTTGCGCTTCCAGCCGCGCCAATTCCAGCGCCACTTGTGCTTGCTCGGTGAATTGGCCAAACGGTTTTGCTTTGCGGAACATAAATTTTTCTCGCTTCGGTTGGTCAGATTACGCCGGCGCTCCCAAAATGCCGCTCAGCACTTGGACAAATTGTTGCCACTCGGCACGGCCTTGGCTGAGCGATTTTTTTCCCTTGGTGGTCAGGCGGTAAATTCGGCGGCGAGCCCCGCGGCGGCCATGCGGCTCTTCTTCCCATACGGCTTCCACCTGTTTGGCAGCCTCCAAACGATACAGGGCCGGATACAGCGAACCCTCCTTGAGCTTCAGTAAACCGCAGCCGGCCTGTTCCAGCCGCTGCAGAATTTCCAGCCCGTGCGCTTCGCCGCGCTCCAGGGCCGATAAAATCATCGCCTCCAAATGCCCCCGCAATTTATCGCCGTGAATGGTTGCCATGCGTTATTTATAGACAGTCTATAAATAAACGTCAAGGGCGGTGAAAAGAGATTTTTTAGTCTCGCCTCTGAGCATGGCGACGGCTCGCTCCCTGACTGTATACTGCCTACCATTTGCCGCTTACTTTTGTTCGCCAGGATTGATTTCCACGTTGGCGGTCATGTAGGGAAGCCATTGCGGATCTTTCTGATCCACGGGAATCACCACCGTGTACACAACTTGGTTTTGCAGGGCGGCGGCGTTCAGCCGAATTTGCGAAACCCGCCCGGAAAAGGTCTTTCCCGGGAGGGCATCGAAGGAAAATTGCGCCGGCATACCGACTTTGACATTCCCAACATCGGCTTCGTTGACCGATGCCCAAATCGACACTTTCGAGTCGTCGATCATGGTCAGCAGCGCGGGGGGATCGCCTCCCGGCTTCACAGATTGTCCGAGTTTGATGTGACTATCGATGATGACACCGTCGATGGGTGAGGTAATTCGACACAGCTCAAGGTTTGCCTTGGCTACAGTTAGATCGGTTTTGCATTTTTCTAACGTGGCCATATCACTCTGTACTTGAGCTTGGGCAGCCTCCAGTTTTGATTTCGCTGATTTAACATCGAGAGAATCTGAACCTTGATCGCCCGCTTGCTTGTTCCAATGTTGCAATTCCTGCTGGGCTCGGCTTGCGTTTGTTTTTGCCAGCCCCAAATCTGCCTCGGCGCTGTGTATGCGAGCGGTAGCCATCGTCACAGCGGCTTCGTAAGTCCCAGAATCGACTTCCGCCAGCAACTTTCCCTTCTGCACTCGTTGCCCAACAGCGACATTTTGAATTTTTCCAATCCTTCCAGATACTTGAGCGGAAATATCAACAACTGTGTTCGGTTGGACCGTTCCCAAAGCGCGAATGGTCGAGGGCGCCGCGCCGCTGGCCGCACAAACTGCACTGCCAGCTACGGCCGCGGCAAGCAAAAACATGGGCGCAACGCCGAGATATTTCATAACAAGCCTCCGGAAGCGGAAGACGATGGCGGAAATCAATTTTACTTGGTTCCGCCGGCCGCAAGTATAGCAGCAACCACGCCGTCCATCGTGTATTGCTTCGCTTCGGCAGTGGGTTGAAAACCCAATTCCCGTAGCGCGGCCGTCGTCACAGGGCTGATGCTGACGATTTTTGCGCGCCGCAAATCTTCGCCAAACATTCGCGCCACAGATCGGGCGATGGCCGAACTGGTCACCGTTACCCAATCGATGCGGCCTGCTTTTACCGCGGCGGCGACTTCTGGATCGGCCTGGGCGACGTCAGTGCTCTTGTAAACGACGATTTGCTCCACCAGCCCGCCGGCTGCACGCAGCGTTTCGGCCAGTACTTCGCGGCCGCGGCTGGCCCTGGCGAGCAAGAATTTTTTGCCTCGGGCGTCTTGAGCGAGCAATTCGGCCAATGCTTCGGCCCGGTATACTTCAGCGGGCTGCCCATCGACGCGCAAATGATAAT
The sequence above is drawn from the Pirellulales bacterium genome and encodes:
- a CDS encoding helix-turn-helix transcriptional regulator, which encodes MATIHGDKLRGHLEAMILSALERGEAHGLEILQRLEQAGCGLLKLKEGSLYPALYRLEAAKQVEAVWEEEPHGRRGARRRIYRLTTKGKKSLSQGRAEWQQFVQVLSGILGAPA
- a CDS encoding efflux RND transporter periplasmic adaptor subunit, with translation MKYLGVAPMFLLAAAVAGSAVCAASGAAPSTIRALGTVQPNTVVDISAQVSGRIGKIQNVAVGQRVQKGKLLAEVDSGTYEAAVTMATARIHSAEADLGLAKTNASRAQQELQHWNKQAGDQGSDSLDVKSAKSKLEAAQAQVQSDMATLEKCKTDLTVAKANLELCRITSPIDGVIIDSHIKLGQSVKPGGDPPALLTMIDDSKVSIWASVNEADVGNVKVGMPAQFSFDALPGKTFSGRVSQIRLNAAALQNQVVYTVVIPVDQKDPQWLPYMTANVEINPGEQK
- a CDS encoding Clp protease N-terminal domain-containing protein codes for the protein MFRKAKPFGQFTEQAQVALELARLEAQQLQHEYIGTEHILLSLVREPSGLAVSVLKTFQVDAAMVQTEIEKLVQRGPKLVALPQIPYTPRAKQALAYAVEEAQFWNQKSIGPEHLLLGLLREGEGVAALALKNLGLVFDVVVREVVKTRLAQMKTVERAVRPVRTTTAHKRKVREELLVHLTAIYDEELARSKNPTTAMHEAQLRFGDPTELAHELDAAVPRNERIGFHFERWLGWRAPESSVHYLVRQARSTLFILVGIGMVPLLLALIYPSDPAKRPLIRHIYAAALIFTPVAQFALGFLYFKLRDSLLGAFGKPRSHLKAMLYDGAMIPAVMAIGFGFVIVSTGDYIQALSLLIPIGTGGLAVSLGYLLLAIFRGPTEIRDTLWAVLDLNEVAAG